A segment of the Niveibacterium umoris genome:
GCTTGCCTTCGATATCGAAGTAGCGGATCTCGCGGAAGTTGAACAGCTTCTCGTAGTAGCTGGACCACACCTTCATGCGGCCGCGGTGCACGTTGTGCGTCAGGTGGTCGATGTAGGTCAGGCCGTAGCCCTTGTGCTCCACGTCGTCGCAGAGCGGCACGAAATCGACGTCGTAGATCGAGGGGCCGCCGTAGCGATCCACCAGATACACCGGGCAACCGCCGATGCCCTTGATCGCCGGAATCTGCAGCTCCATCAGGCCGTACTGCTGGGCATGGGGTTCGGCGCCGAGTGACAGCGCGCGTTCGTAGGCGGCCTTCGCGTCACGGACACGAAATGCCATCGCACAGGCGCTGGGGCCATGTACACGGGCGAAGGATTGCGCGAAACTGTCTTTTTCCGCGTTGACGATGAAGTTGATCTCGCCTTGGCGGTAAAGTGTCACGTCTTTGGAGCGGTGGCGCGCAACAGCCTTGAAACCAAGCTGTTGGAACAGCGCGCCAAGCAGCTTCGGGTCGGGCGCGGTGTATTCGACGAATTCGAATCCGTCGGTGCCCATGGGGTTGTCCCATAGGGCGCGCGGTTCCGGCCGCGGCCGGACAAGGTTCAGCGGCATGATTGTGTCTCCTCTGTTGGGGGCCGCTCTGTCGGCAGCGCCTCGCAGAAAGAAGAATAGTCAAACGCGCCGAATTTTTCGTTGCGTTTATTGCTCAAACAAACAGCATTTGCGCAACTTTTGAATAGACTTTTTGATATTCAAGCAACCACATGACTGACGCCGTCAAACTCGATCGAACCGACCGCCGCATCCTCGAAGTGCTGCAGCAGAATGGTCGCATTCCCAACGTCGAACTCGCCAAGAACGTCGCCCTGTCGCCCTCGCCCTGCCTGCGCCGCCTGCAGCGCCTGGAGGAAGACGGGGTAATCGACCACTACACCGCGATCCTCAATCCGGCGAAGCTGGGGCTGACGCTGCTCGCCTTCGTCAATGTCTCGCTCGACAAGCGCGCCGGCGAAGGCACCGACAGCTTCAAGGCCGCCGTGCAGGGCTGGCCGGAAGTGACCGAGTGCTACGCGATGACGGGCGAAATGGACTACCTGCTGCGCGTGCTGGTGACCGATCTGCAGCACTTCTCGCGCTTCGTGATGGACAAGCTGTTGCGCCACCCCGGCGTGCTGGACGTCAAATCCAGCTTTGCACTGGAAGAGGTCAAACACACCACGATCCTGCCGGTCGACGCGCTGATCGAGTAATCAGCCCGGTCGGGCCGCCGCGGCCAATTGGCGGGAGGCAACTCCCCGCATGACCAGCCATGCGACCAGGTAACCGACAATTGCCGAGGCGCAAGCAATCAGCACCAGACCGATCGCAAACGACAGCCCCGCCCAGCCCAGCGACATGCCCTGCCACATCGCCTGCAGGGCGTCGAAGCTGAAAGCCTCCAGCTGCGGAATCAAGGCCGCATCCAGCGTCGGCACCAGCCAGGGCAATAACTCCGCCCCCAGCCGATAGGCCGCCAGATAGATCGGGGGCGCGGTCAACGGGTTGGTGACCAGGGTCGCCACCGCCGCCGCCATCAGGTTGGCCCGCAACACGGTGGCCGCCAATGCTGCCAGGAAGATCTGCGCCACCGGCGACACGATGCCGAAGAACAAGCCGAGCGCAATGCCCAGCCCGATCGTGTGCGGCGCCGGACGCCACAGGCGCCGATCCAGCAAGCGCCCGGCAAAGGGGCGCAGCAATCGTGAGCGCAGAAGGCGCAGCGGCGTGATACGCAGGGAGTCAAACACAAGCATGTCCGGAACAAGGCGTCTGCGATTTGACCCGGCGCGGCGAGCGGGGTTCCCCGTGTCGGCGCCGCGCCAGATCGGCGATGATGCGCCCCATCTGCATCCTCGCCGAAACGCCGCGTGAACCGTCTGCACCTGCACCCCCGCATCAGCGACATCGACCCCGCCGAGTGGAACGCGCTGGCCGGGCCGCAACCCTTCGTCCAGCACGCCTTTCTCGCCGCGCTTGAAGACACCGGCTGCGTCGGCGAAGGCACCGGCTGGCAGCCGATGCACGCCAGCCTGTGCGATGAAACCGGCCGCCTGCTGGCCGCCATGCCGCTGTACGCCAAGCAGCATTCCTACGGCGAATTCGTCTTTGACTGGGGCTGGGCCGAAGCCAGCCAGCGTGCCGGCATCCCCTACTACCCCAAGGCGCTCGCCGCGATCCCGTTTTCACCGGTGCCCGGCGCACGCATCCTCGCCGCCGCGCCGGCGTACCGGACGCAGTTGCTTGAAGCGGTGCTGGTTGCGTGCGGCGAAGCGCGCCTCTCGTCGCTGCACCTGCTGTTCCCGGATGCCGATGCACGCGCCGCCGCCGAAGCGCTCGGCATGCACCTGCGCCGCAATGTGCAGTTCCACTGGCACAGCGCGGGCGAAGCCGATTTCGAGGCCTTCCTCGGCCGCATGTCGCACGACAAGCGCAAGAAGATCCGCCAGGAACGCCGCAAGGTGCACGACGCCGGGGTGCGGCTGCGCTGGCTCGAAGGCAAGGCGATCACCGAAGCGGACTGGGCCTTCTTCTACCAGTGTTACGCCACCACCTACGCGCTGCACCGCTCGACCCCCTACCTCACCCCGGCCTTCTTCATGCGGCTCGGCGAAGTGCTGCCGCAGGCCTGCGTGCTGGTGCTCGCCGAACGCGAAAGCACCCCCATCGGCGCCAGCCTGATGCTGCGCGACGACACCGCACTGTATGGCCGCTACTGGGGCGCGGTCGAATACGTACCCTGCCTGCACTTCGAAGCCTGTTACTA
Coding sequences within it:
- the hppD gene encoding 4-hydroxyphenylpyruvate dioxygenase; the encoded protein is MPLNLVRPRPEPRALWDNPMGTDGFEFVEYTAPDPKLLGALFQQLGFKAVARHRSKDVTLYRQGEINFIVNAEKDSFAQSFARVHGPSACAMAFRVRDAKAAYERALSLGAEPHAQQYGLMELQIPAIKGIGGCPVYLVDRYGGPSIYDVDFVPLCDDVEHKGYGLTYIDHLTHNVHRGRMKVWSSYYEKLFNFREIRYFDIEGKLTGLKSQAMTSPCGQIRIPINESSDDKSQIEEFLHAYNGEGIQHIALGTDDIIATVEGMRANGIKFLDTPDTYYDAVDTRVKGHAEDVARLRANRILIDGAPSEGQGYLLQIFTETVIGPIFFEIIQRKGNEGFGEGNFKALFDSIELDQIRRGVLTDPAAA
- a CDS encoding Lrp/AsnC family transcriptional regulator; translated protein: MTDAVKLDRTDRRILEVLQQNGRIPNVELAKNVALSPSPCLRRLQRLEEDGVIDHYTAILNPAKLGLTLLAFVNVSLDKRAGEGTDSFKAAVQGWPEVTECYAMTGEMDYLLRVLVTDLQHFSRFVMDKLLRHPGVLDVKSSFALEEVKHTTILPVDALIE
- a CDS encoding DUF2062 domain-containing protein → MLVFDSLRITPLRLLRSRLLRPFAGRLLDRRLWRPAPHTIGLGIALGLFFGIVSPVAQIFLAALAATVLRANLMAAAVATLVTNPLTAPPIYLAAYRLGAELLPWLVPTLDAALIPQLEAFSFDALQAMWQGMSLGWAGLSFAIGLVLIACASAIVGYLVAWLVMRGVASRQLAAAARPG
- a CDS encoding peptidogalycan biosysnthesis protein, yielding MNRLHLHPRISDIDPAEWNALAGPQPFVQHAFLAALEDTGCVGEGTGWQPMHASLCDETGRLLAAMPLYAKQHSYGEFVFDWGWAEASQRAGIPYYPKALAAIPFSPVPGARILAAAPAYRTQLLEAVLVACGEARLSSLHLLFPDADARAAAEALGMHLRRNVQFHWHSAGEADFEAFLGRMSHDKRKKIRQERRKVHDAGVRLRWLEGKAITEADWAFFYQCYATTYALHRSTPYLTPAFFMRLGEVLPQACVLVLAERESTPIGASLMLRDDTALYGRYWGAVEYVPCLHFEACYYQGIEYAITRGLQRFEGGAQGEHKLARGMDPVETHSLHWLADPRLDQAVARFLAHEGNGVANYIDELAEHRPFRKE